CAGATAAAATGAGAACAATAATGAGAACAACAATGACATTCGCAGTTGCTCTGATACTATTATTAGGACAGGCTTGCAACACCAAGAAAGAAAAAAAACAAGAAAATATGGCATCGAACCCGTCTGAAGAAGCAATTTTCCCAAAAGGAGAACTTGGGCTTGCTAAAAATTTCACAGGCAATGCTTACAATTATGGTTTGGTCGCAAATGATTCTATCTACAACACACTTGTGGGCAATGTTTATTTCGAAAAAAGTGCAAGATCAAATTGGCATTTACATCCAAGCGGGCAAATTCTAATTGTACTCGATGGTGAAGGATATCATCAATTGGAAGGACAGCCAAGGCAATTGATGAAAAAGGGTGATGTCATCAAAGTTCCGGCAAATACTAGGCACTGGCATGGCGCAACGGAAAATAAAAGTCTTACACAAATGTATATTCTACCAAAAACAGAAAATGGATTTGTTACCTGGCTTGAGCCTGTGACTGATGAACAGTATACATCAAAAAATTAAAACACAAAGAAATTTCCAGATTAGGGTATCAACCCTCGGTCAAAGGACTGGACGATTGGTTTACCTACAAAGATTGCTTTTCAGAACCATATAAAATTGGTAAGGAAGAAAGAGTGGTAACGTATTTAGCAATGTATGGCAGAGACAATCCGATTACTTGGACCGAGGTGCTTAGTCAAGAATATTATAACAGTATTGCTGAAAAATTGAAAAATAACAAATAAATTAATATCAAAAGGTATTCTATGTTTTGCAAATAGATTTCAAGATTTTACAATTTTTCAATGTATCTGTGTAAGCACCATCTTTTACATAATTCCGTCAAGTATAACAAGCTCGTTAGTAGCATTTAATTTTTATGATAATTTATGTATAATTCCTCCTATTTACTTCAAAAAAATTCTTAATTTAAAGGCACTCAATCAAATAGAAGAAAAGCATGGCAAATTTCAGTTTAAAAGTTAATGGACAAACCCAAGAAGTAGAAGTAGATCCGTCTACACCAATGCTTTGGGTACTAAGAGATCATTTAAAATTAGTAGGTACAAAATTTGGTTGTGGTATTGCACAATGTGGTGCATGTACTGTTCATTTAGGTGATAATGCCGTACGCTCTTGTCAGCTACCGGTTTCTGCTGTTGGCGAACAATCAATCACAACTATTGAGGGACTTTCTGAAAATGGAGATCATCCTGTTCAAAAGGCTTGGATTGAAGAAGACGTATACCAATGTGGCTATTGCCAGGCAGGACAGATTATGAATGCCAGTGCATTTTTAAAACGAAATCCTAATCCCACTGACTCGGAAATTGAGGATGCTATGAACGGTAATATCTGTCGTTGTGGTACGTATACGCGAATAAAGAAAGCTATTAAAAATGCTTCAAGTATTTCTAACGCGTAATTTTTACCCCACATCGTTGGGATTTTAACCTTCAAAAAAACAAACAGATGACACTCATTAAAACAACATATAACAGACGTTCTTTCTTAAAAAGCAGTTCGCTTGCCGGTGGCGGTATGATTTTAGGATTTAGTTGGTTGGCCTCATGCAAACCTACCCCTGAGCAAGTTAGCAACATACCAAAAGAATGGTTCGATATAAATGCCTTTCTGAAAATTGGAGATAATGGTATGGTAACTATTATGTCGCCTAACCCAGAAATTGGCCAGAATGTAAAAACTTCTATGCCTATGATCGTTGCAGACGAACTTGGTGTAGATTGGAAAAATGTAATTGTAGAACAAGCACCATTAAATACCGATATTTTTCAGAGACAATTAGCTGGTGGTAGTCAATCTATTCGCGCCAGCTGGTCTGGATTAAGAATGGCCGGTGCAACAGCAAAACATATGTTAGTCGCTGCAGCTGCGGATGCTTGGCAGGTTGATGCTTCAGAAATTAAAGTGGACAACGGAGTTATTAGTCACGCTGCATCAAATAATACAGCTACATTCGGAGATATGGCTTCGAAAGCGGCAACAATGCCAATACCAGAAGAAGTAACGCTGAAAGAAACAAGTGATTTTAATATTATAGGTACGGATAGACGTAATGTTGACGGACCAAGTATTGTTACCGGAAAACCTTTATTCGGAATCGATATTCAAGAGGAAGGAATGATGATTGCCATGATCGTTAATCCACCAGCTTTTGGTATGACCTACAAATCTATGAATGCCGATGCCGTGAAATCAATGCCAGGTATTAAAGATGTTTTCCCTATCGATGTTTATAAAGACGATACGGAAAAACAATGGTCCGATGGCGGTGCTATAGATAAATTAGTTGCCATTGTTGGTGAGAGTACTTGGCAATGTATGCAAGCTAAAAAAGCATTACATGTAGAGTGGGAAGAAACTTCTGCTTTAGAAAGTACCGAAGGACACAACGAGGCGTTGACAAAATTATTGAACACTTCTTCCAAGGAACCTGCACGTAAAGACGGTAATGTAGCAAGCGCATTTAAAAAAGCAGCGCAGATTATAGAACGTACGTATAGCGCTCCATTTTTAGCACACAACACTATGGAACCCATGAACTTTTACGCAAATGTAACTGCTGAAAGAGCATTATTAAACGGACCTATACAGACGCCAGAATTTTTAGAAAAAACGTTGGCATCAAGATTAGGTATGCCAGTGGAAAAAATAGATATAAAAATGAGTCGTATGGGTGGCGGATTTGGTCGTCGACTTTATGGAACTTTTGGAGTGGAAGCTGCCGTAATATCGCAACACGTGCAAGCACCTATAAAATTAGTATACACACGTGAAGATGATATGACCCAAGGCACCTACCGCCCTACCTATAAAGTAAAATATAAAGCTGGTTTGGACAAAGAAGGTAATTTAATTGCATGGCACGTAAAAGGTGCAGGTTCAAATGATGATCTACTTTTTGAGAATAGATTTCCTGCTGGTGCCGTAGGTAATTACTTGGCCGAAAAATTTAGTTTAGAAACCAATGTATCTACAGGCGCATGGCGTGCCCCACGTTCTAACTTTATTGCGGGTGCCGAGCAAGCATTTTTAGATGAAGTTGCAGAAGCTGCTGGTAAAGACCCTATTGAATTTAGATTAGAATTATTTGATAGAGCAATAAAAAATCCTGTTGGGGAACCAGAGAAAAATGACTACGACCCTGTACGCTATGCAGGTGTTCTAAAATTAGTAAGAGATAAATCTGGTTGGGACAGTACGGTCAATAACGGCACGGCCAGAGGGGTATCCGCATATTATTGCCATAATTCGTATGTTGCACAAGTGTTAGACCTTTCTAACGATAGTAAATCGCCTAAAGTAGATAAAGTTTGGTGTGCAGTAGATTGTGGAATCGTTATTAACCCATTGGCAGCGAAAAATCAAATTGAAGGTGGCATCATAGATGGTATAGGTCATGCAACTTTTAGTGAATTGACTTTCAAAAATGGACAACCTCAACATAAAAATTTTGACACCTATCGCTTAATCAGACATAAAGAAGCACCTAAAGAAATTGAAAGTTTCTTCGTAGACAACGGTATAGACCCTACCGGATTAGGGGAACCTTCTTTACCACCAATAATTGGTGCATTGGCAAATGCACTTTATAAGGCAACAGGACAAAGACATTATAATCAACCGTTTATTACAGAGAAATCAGTAATAGGCTAATGCCCTTATGCTATTTTTAAACTAAAACGCCAAAATTTAAGATTTCGGCGTTTTTTATTTCTTTAGGGAATACTATATTTTAAATTTCAATTTCGCTCTTAAATAGCTTCTTGAATCATTATCTATGGTAAAAATCGTGTTGTTATTGCCATCTTTGAGCTTATTGCTCAAACTAAAATTATATGCAGCTCTCAGATCTAATTGTAAGTGATCTGTAAAATGGTATTCATATTGTAATCCACCATTTATCAATGACATATTTATCAGTTCAGCTACGTCTGTATCATTCACTAAAGCCCCATTCTGCACATTTGAAGTAAAACCGTCTAGCTGGGCGAATAACTTTAAACGATGTTTATCAGAAATATGGTATTGCAAGTTTGTTTTTGGGATGCCTATATTAAATGACCAATCGGGTCTAAATTTTTTATAATAACTGATAAATGGCAGTGGAAATACATATCCCCTATTTTGAGAATATGATAGACCTACAATTAGTCTTGACGGTTTATCAAAATCATTATCAAATTTCTTCACAAAAACAATATCCCCTGAAAATACTATATCATCTGCAGTTAAACTTTTGGCTGTATTATTAGTACTAATACCAGGTTGAAAACGTACGCCCAACCTCCATCCGTTTTTTAATGGCTTGGTATAACCAATGGTTAAATCTAATACCTGAAAATCATTTAAATTATCTCGGTCAAATGGTAATTCTTCATCTTTAAAACGCAAATGAATATTACTATAATCAAAACCTAGAAATAAGTATTTTCCTTTTCCCTTTAACTGAATGGGAAAGTTAAATAGTGCCCGTGATCTGGTATATTCCACATCAGACCTTTTATTAGGAATGTATGTAAAATCTACACTGGCCAAATCGCTCAATTGCGCTTTTGATGTAAAGCTAATTATGAGGAGAAAAAATAAAGTTAATTTAAACCGCATTTATCATTTGTTGAATCTGCACTAAATAATAATGTGATTACGGTCTATTTATTGTGTTGATTTAGTGCTATTAAGCAAAAAATTATCTTAAGTGAGTATTGCTGATTATAATTATAAAACTTTGGTTAACTGCGCATCAACAACGGAAACCAAACCAACATCTTTTCTACCTTTCTAGTAAACTCAATAATTCCGAACATCAAATGATTTTTGTTAATAATGAATCGTGAGTTTTAGTCCATTACAAACTTAACGCCCGCGGTGATGATGCTAGAACTAAAAGTGGTGTCTCTGTCATATTTATAGAACTTTAAATCTATACTTTTAAGTCCGAGTTTCCAGACATGCATCTTTGTAAAAATATCTGTGTACGAAACTCCCATCCCAAATTGGTTTGCCGAGTATTTCGACAAATCATAATCTGACGTATAAAAGGTTTCGGTTGATAACGCTTCTTCATAACCAAAGAAATAATCTGCAGCAGTCTGCTGGTAGTATCTATAAGATGGATAAACCGTAAACTTATCTGTAAGTTTAATTGGTACTTCTACGCTAGCTGTATGCGAATTAATACCCCAATCATCATAGTAATATCTATAAAAACTTCTAACAACAAACGTTTCATTGATATACCAGTTTAATCGACCACCAGCAGCTACTTTAAATCGGCTATTTGGTAACTGTTCTATGGCATCTGCCAATTGAAAGTTTTCTATAAAAGAATCTGCTATATCGCTGAAATATACACGCTGAAAAGGAGTAGACAGTAATCCTTGTTGTTGAACCAAATCTAGCGCTAATGAACCTTGTAGATTCTTACTCAGAATTTGAGAAAATCCGAAGCCTAAAGAATATGAATTTCTTGTTTCATCAGAAAACTTATCAAAACTTGGACTGTAATTAGTATTACCTGTAATTGTTTTATTTGAGAAAAAACCATTATTTAAACCATTGGCACCACTAGCGAAAGGTCGTAATTCTGATGGATATAAAGCATTCCATTTATCTAAATAAACATTCGCATTTATACTGACTTCCGTATTCTTCTCATTGAAAAGTTTTGTCAATCCCCCACCGAATCCTAATGAAAAATAATCATACTCGCTTGATACGGACACCTTACCAGAAACAATCGTATTTCTATCATCAGAACTATTACTATAAGAACCAGATATATTTGCCCATGTATCTGAACTAGAAGCTCCAGAACTAGCCACAAACGGATCTGCTGGCTGACCTCCGTCAAAAGGATCTACATTACTAGAAGAAGCTGAGGTATAAGCCGAAACACCCGCATCTATAGTAAGAACATCGTCATCGGTTAAAGGAATCGCAACAACAAATGTACCCGTAAAATCGGTAAGTTCTTCTGTCCCTAAACCACCACTTACCGCGGCATTATCACCATCTTGCGAATAATAACTGGTTAAGAAATCTACCTCTGTAGTTTCTAAAACACGCTTTTTATAGGTCTTTACAGAATCTTGAGCTTGTTGGGCATAACTCATCGTAAACGCGAATAATGCTGCAATAGAAACTATTATTTTGAATATTTTCATTTTATAAATAATTGAATTCTATATTAATTACAGCCGCAGCCTCCACCAGTTTTTCCTCCATTTGCACCTACCGCTGCTTCTCTGTAGGAATGCATGGTGGTTAAATTGCGATCTGCCTTTTTATCTTGCAAAACCATATCTGGATCGTTTATATTTATTTTTTCGTATTCCTTTAAAACGGTGCAACTGCCAAATGAACAGGCAACAACTGCAATAATCAAAACCTTCTTTATCATGATTTTTCTATTTCAATATTCTTTGATGTAGTAATATTTCCTTTATCGTCTATGATTATACATTCTACTTGAGGAAGTTGTTCTATTCTATTTAAACCTATCTCTATGCCCATTACGAATACTGAGGTTGCCAAGGCGTCTGCCAATTCTGCTTTAGGGGCAAAAACAGTAACACTTATAATTCCCGTAGCCGGATAGCCAGAACGTGGGTCAATAATATGGGTATATCTTACATCATTAAAAGTCACATATTTCTCATAATTACCCGATGTTACCACTGCCCCATTGGTGATAGGTAACAGAGCGAACACCTTGTTCTTGTACATAGGATTCGTAATGGCAACTTTCCAATCTTTCCCATCGGGTTGTTTACCCCAGGTATTCATATCTCCCGAAGCATTAATAATACCTGCCACAACACCCTTAGAAATCAGTAGCTCTTTTGTTTTATCCGCTGCATAGCCTTTACCGATGGCACCGAAACCAATTTTCATTCCTTCCAACTTCAGAAAAACGGTATGGTTCTCTTTATCTAATATGATATTCTGATAACCCACCTTAGAAACAGATGCTATTATAGAATCTGCTGTAGGCATAACCGTCATGCTGCCATCAAACTTCCAAATTTTATCCATAGAGGCATAACTGATATCAAAAGCGCCATCTGTTAGTTTAGAAATACCAATTCCTCTTTGTATTAAATTGAATAATTCTGCATCAACCTTTACAGGTCTAATTCCTGCATTCCTATTAATTTCCGATGTCTGAGAATTTGGATCCCATGAAGAAATTAACCTTTCTATTCTTGTTATTTCGCTGATAGCCAAATCTATATACTCATCTCCTTCAATAGGATCTTTAGCCACAACGGTAATGTCAAAACGACTACCCATTAACTTGGTGGTTCGTTTATGAGGCTCTTGGGCACACAGCTGACCAACAGAACAAATCAATATTATGAGAAGTAGTTTCTTCACTTCTGTTTTATAAACGAGTTCAATTCTTGGATATATTTTTTGGGAGTCAATTTCTTATAACTGGTTTCTCCATAAACATCTCCATTTGCATTCATTACCACTACAAACGGAAAAATCCCTTGTCTGTTATAATTTTCAGCCAATGCCTTGTTCTTGTTTAGTTGCTCTTCCGGCAAGGCATTATTCTTTCTACGAGGAAAATCTGCCTGTAACATTACATAATGGTCTTTTGCATATGCTTTAAACTCATCTGTAGACCAAACTTCCCGATCTAATTTAATACAAGGAGCACACCAATCTGAACCTTGAAAAACTAGTACAATAGGTTTATCATTAGCTTTAGCAAGTTTCTTTGCTATTTCAAAATCTGTATTCCATTCTTGTGCGGTTGTGGTACTTATTGTGACCACCGCAAATAAAAGTAATATTATGTATTTTTTCATTTCTTAATTATTGAACAGACTCATCATAAGTCAATTAGCATACCAAAATCTTATAATGTAATCTTAATTTTAATGGACTACTCTCCTAACAGGCTAAACGCACCTTTAGTTAAAAATTGTGCATCTTGCTTAAAAGATGACGATTTCGAGAACGATGTCCTGTTTTTATAACTACCTAAGGTGTTGACGGGTACTTGCTTAAAATAATACGTATCTCCAATCTTCTCATCTAAAAGTAGTACAAACGACTCGTTTTCAACCACTGCAATAGCATCTGTCGGTAATGACAATTGTTTTGATGTTTCTGTAATAATATTCGCTTCTACGAACATACCGGTTAGAAAATTTGCTTCGTCCTCATTCTCTATATGTGCATGCACCTTTATGGTTCTATTTTCTCCTATTGAGGTACCAACCAAATGGACTTCAGCTGTAAATATATTTTCTGAGGATTCTGGTATTTTAAATTCTACTACTTGACCTTTTTTAACTTTCAAAATATCTTTTTCAAAAACCGATAATTCTATATGAATATGGTCATTATTAATCATCTCCATGATTGAGGTAGCGGGAGAAACATACGTACCTTTGGAAACATTTACACTCGTTATACTGCCGGCAATAGGTGCGTAAATAGTTGCCACTGAACTTATATTTCCTTTTTCTACTTGTTCTGCGGATATATTCAACATTCCCAATTGTTTTTTGAGTCCATTGTACTTTGCCACTCCTGTTTTATAGTCACTCTCTGCTTTTAAAAAGCTTTTTTGAGATGTTATGTTTTCAGCTACCATGGTTTGCTGACGTTCGTATTCTGCCTTTAAGTAACCCAACTGCCCGTTTACCTCCATATACCGTTGTTGTAGGGATACAAACTCCGGGTTTTCAATTGTCACCAATAATTGTCCTTTACGTACATTATCTCCGATCAATAAAGGTGTGGTCTGAATATAACCGCCCATTGTAGCACTTACCACAGCCCTATTTTCTGGTGGCACATCTATCATGCCCGATGTCGTTACTAGTACCGGAAATTCACTTTCAGTCATACCAGCAATCTCCATTTTATTCTGTTCGAATTGTGTTTGCGTAATTTGAATTCGGTCATCTGTTTGCACTTCAGATGTGCCATTCTCGCTTGATTTGCTTGCCTTGTCTCCACAACTTAAAGTTATTGCGAATATGATAAGAGTTATTATTGTGTATATATTTTTTTGCATGATGCCCTATTTATAATGTTAAGAAATTAATGTCTGTTGCGGTTTCATTGTACTCTTTCAACTTGTCTAGATAGCCTAATTTAATATCATAAGCGTTTTCTAAACTTTGTATGTATTGATAGAAATCTATCTCCCCATTTCTAAAACCGATGTTCGCCGTCTTCAATATTTCATCCGATAGCTCGGCGCCTTCATTCTCATAATAATTCAATGAATTTTGAATCTGTACAATTTGTTGCATTAAAATTTCTTGTTTCGACTTTATTTGAATATTGTAGGCAATAGACTCGCTTACCGCTCTTTCTTTCGCAATTTTCGCAGCTTTTATTCTAGAAGCGTTTCCACTGAACAAAAGAGGGATTTTGAGTCCTAATTGATAACCAAAAAGATTGTCGTTTAATTCTGAGTTGGATCCTTGAAAATAAGCCAAACTAATATCTGGCAGGAGCTGCTGTTTTTCTAAATTACTTTCTACAGCCATTAATCGCATGTTATTTTCATAATATACGGACTCAGGAGATGTATCTATGTTTACATCTTGAACAGCAATTTTTAAGTTCATTTCTTCAGAAATCACCAAACTATCTTCTACCTGAATTAATTGCAACAGATTGGCATATGCGGCGGATACATGTTGCATAGCTTGTTGGTAGTCTAAATTGATTTTTCGCTGTTTAGAAGCTGCCGTAATTTTCTCCAAGTAATTGGTTTCTCCCAGTTCAAATTTTCTAGCTGCTACCTCTGAAAAATTAGCGTACAAACTATCTAGTCTTTTATAGACCCGAACTTTTTCTCGTGTAATTTGATACTCGTAATACACTCTTGTAACAGCTCTAGTTATTACCTTTCGCTGAATATCATATTCACTTTGCACCAAACTAGTCTTCACTTTGTTTACCTTCTTTTCAGAAAAATAAGCTGTCGGGAAACGAAAATCTTGCTGTACGCCAAATACCTTTAACGGCACATCGTTGATGGCTAAATTGTTTTCATCATATTCATAATACACATGGGTTTTATTGAACATAAATGCACTATTGATCAACGCTTCAGATTCATCTACTTTTAGTCGACCAGCTTTTAATCCCATGTTATTTTCGATTGCCAAGGGAATTAATGCATCTAGATTTTGACTTTTTGATTCTTGCGCCGATACACCTATAGATATAAGTACTGCTATAATAGCAATACCGTTTTTTAAAGTTGTTTTAGGTATTGGTTTTCTTGAAGTATCATGACTTTCAAACATAGCATAAAGTACTGGCAAAACTACCAAAGTCAATATAGTTGCAGTAAATAAACCACCTATTACTACCGTTGCCAAAGGTCTTTGAACTTCTGCGCCAGCATTTGTGGAAATTGCCATAGGTAAGAAACCAAGTGCAGCAGCAGATGCCGTTAATAATACTGCTCTTAAGCGATCTTTTGTTCCTTGTTTTATTAAGGCATCTATATTATCAAAAGAATACTTTTTTAACTCTTTAAAATGCTCAATCAGAACAATACCGTTTAAAACTGCTATACCGAACAATGCAATAAAGCCTACTCCTGCAGAAATACTGAACGGCAAACCTCTCATCCATAATAACAACACACCACCAACTGCTGCTAACGGAATAGCGGAATATATCATAAGCGCTTCTTTTACAGATTTAAACGCAAAATATAGCAATACAAAAATGAGCACTAATGCAATTGGCACGGCAACTAAAAGTCGGTCACGAGCACTTTGTAGATTTTCAAACTGACCACCGTATGTAATGGTATATCCTGCTGGTAATTTTACATTTTCATTTATCAATTTTTGAACGTCATCAACCACCGATTTTAAATCGCGATTACGGACATTTATACCTACTACTGTTCTCCTTTTCGTATCATCTCTAGATATTTTTGCCGCCCCTTTTTTATAACTGATATCAGCCAATTCACTTAAAGGAACCTTTCCTCCATCGGGCAAATCCACATATAAATTTTTAAGGTCATTAATATCTTTTCGTTTTGCTTTATCTAACCGTACCACTAAATCAAACCGCTTTTCTCCTTCAAAAACATTACCAGCTGTTTTACCGGCAAAACCCATGGAAACCATGTCGTTAAGTTCTTGTATGTTTAATCCGAAGCGTGCAATTTTAGCGCGATCATAATCAACACTCATTTCGGGCAATCCCGCTATTTTCTCTACACTTATATCAGCAGCTCCTTCAACATCTTTAATTAATTCTCCAATTTCATTTCCTTTTTTAGCAAGTACATCTAAATCCGGACCAAAAATCTTAATGGCAATATCCGCACGCACTCCTGTAATCAACTCATTAAAACGCATTTCTATAGGTTGGGTAAACTCTACTTCCATACCTGGAATAACAGCTAATGCTTCTTTGAATTTATCGGCTAACTCATCTTTAGAATTT
The genomic region above belongs to Maribacter hydrothermalis and contains:
- a CDS encoding CusA/CzcA family heavy metal efflux RND transporter — protein: MLSHIINFSLKNKLIILLFTVFIIGYGLFALSQIPIGAVPDVTNNQVQVITTSRNLSTQDMEQFITYPVELEMANLPGVIEIRSVSKFGLSVVTIVFEDDLGTYLPRQLIAEKIASASEKIPAGFGTPQMGPITTGLGEIYQYVLEVEPEYKNEYTTTELRTIQDWIVKRQLSGIPGVVEVNTWGGFLKQYEVAINTQKLNAMNITASDVFKALETNNSVSGGGYIEKVNQAFFIRGEGLVSSLEDIRDIVITTKGGLPIYIKDVATVDFGSAVRFGAITGNGEGEKVLGQVMMLKDANSKKVIEAVKERVAEISTSLPKGVYINPFLERSELIAKTTFTVTENLILGCLIVIFVVVLLLGNFRSGLVVASVIPLCLLFALSFMYIFGVDANLMSLGAIDFGIIIDGAVIIVEFIAFEITRKQHEINGLAKIEQQHLKDEITFNGASKMMNSAIFGQLIILIVFIPILSLSGVEGKMFKPMALTFSFALIGAMILCFTYVPVAASIFLKPSKESDKNISVRLMKWLNKKYEPIINWALQSKKLVLGIASILLIGATILYTTMGGEFVPTLDEGDFVIQPVLKTGTSLSSTVEITTEIEKILLDNFPEVQQVVTRIGAAEVPTDPMSMEESDVIIKLAPKGEWTSANSKDELADKFKEALAVIPGMEVEFTQPIEMRFNELITGVRADIAIKIFGPDLDVLAKKGNEIGELIKDVEGAADISVEKIAGLPEMSVDYDRAKIARFGLNIQELNDMVSMGFAGKTAGNVFEGEKRFDLVVRLDKAKRKDINDLKNLYVDLPDGGKVPLSELADISYKKGAAKISRDDTKRRTVVGINVRNRDLKSVVDDVQKLINENVKLPAGYTITYGGQFENLQSARDRLLVAVPIALVLIFVLLYFAFKSVKEALMIYSAIPLAAVGGVLLLWMRGLPFSISAGVGFIALFGIAVLNGIVLIEHFKELKKYSFDNIDALIKQGTKDRLRAVLLTASAAALGFLPMAISTNAGAEVQRPLATVVIGGLFTATILTLVVLPVLYAMFESHDTSRKPIPKTTLKNGIAIIAVLISIGVSAQESKSQNLDALIPLAIENNMGLKAGRLKVDESEALINSAFMFNKTHVYYEYDENNLAINDVPLKVFGVQQDFRFPTAYFSEKKVNKVKTSLVQSEYDIQRKVITRAVTRVYYEYQITREKVRVYKRLDSLYANFSEVAARKFELGETNYLEKITAASKQRKINLDYQQAMQHVSAAYANLLQLIQVEDSLVISEEMNLKIAVQDVNIDTSPESVYYENNMRLMAVESNLEKQQLLPDISLAYFQGSNSELNDNLFGYQLGLKIPLLFSGNASRIKAAKIAKERAVSESIAYNIQIKSKQEILMQQIVQIQNSLNYYENEGAELSDEILKTANIGFRNGEIDFYQYIQSLENAYDIKLGYLDKLKEYNETATDINFLTL